DNA from Deltaproteobacteria bacterium:
GCGTGAGCCAAAGCGACCGACTGGTTCAAGCCTTTTCCCCCGCAGAACTGCTGAAAGCTCTTGCTATTGAGCGTTTCACCGGGACGAACGAAATGCTCAACCATATAGACATGATCAATATTGAGCGATCCAAAGTTTAAGATTTTCATCCTGGCTACCGGATTAGCATAATTATCGTTCAAGAGTTATGTGCCCGATTATCCTGATGGCAATCAATCCTTACGCTTTTGGGTATATGTTCGCACGGCTTTATGGACAGCTAAAGTTCGCCCGGCCAGCTCCTCCATGGTCATGGTCTGAAAGCCGATGACATGTGACCTGATGGTGTCGTTTAAGGGGGCTGCAAGCTGTCCTCCGAAGTTAAGGCGTCCCACTGATGCGCCGGTGATTGATCCTGTGGTGGCGCCATTACAGTCTGTGTCCAGACCACCCATGACCGAGATGCAGATGGAACGATCGGGCTCCATGGCCCCGTAAAATAAGGACATCACCACAATAAGGGCGTTATTCACCGTATGGACAGGGCTAAGAGTTCCGTAATCTTTTTCTAACCGTAACATGAAGGCTTCGAAATCCGGGCAGTCCTGGACCCATTTGAGTGCGTACCTCACCGCTTCCGCCAGCTTGCAATGTTTCGGAATTTCTGACAGTCCGATTTCAACCAGGCGATGAGGGTCGGATTCAGCAAATGCCGAGGCAATCATGGCGGCGACAAACATCTCACCGTATATTCCATTGGCCGTGTGAGTCCAGTGGGCGTCCCGCCAGGCGAATTCGGCCGCCAGCTCCGGAAGGCCGGCGCAGGCGTATGCCCAGCCGTCGGCTCGAATCTGAGCGCCAATCCATTCGCGATAGGGGTTGTTGTATCTTCGTGTAAAGGCCGGGCTCGGGAAAACCACCTCGTTCCCTATCCTGGGGGCCTTGAGGTTGAAATTCATGATGGCCTGGGTTTCAGCGGTGCAGATGGCGTAATAGGGAAGGGAAGAGTTCCAGGTCCTCGCAACATCGTGCCATTTAAAACCAGGCCCCTTTTCCTCAAGAACCTTCAGCCCAATCAGAGAGTAATTAATATCGTCGTCAGGCTCCATGCCAGCGATGTTTTCACGCCAGGAATCTTTAAACAGAATTTTCATGCCGTCATCTTTTTCCTGACCGCTGAAATAATAATCCAGGGGCCACTGGTTACGCTTCTGGAGATAGGCCCTGATGGCCTGCCGACCGTTCACACCGGCGTGCCCCACCATCCCCAGCCTCTCAACAGGCTTACCCAAGGCACAACCGCAGGCCCGGCCGGTCCAGGCGCCGTGAAAGCGGTCAAGCAATTCATCATCATTCAAAGGGAGTGGGAGCTGTCGAGGTCCGTCAGGCCGCTCGCGGCGTATGCCTCGCAGGTCGTTGGGCTGCACGTAATTGTAATTCGGGTCCTGGGCCAGGTTTTGAAACGCGGTGTACAGGGTCTGGATTTTTTGCTCATTGAAGGCATCCAGGGTATCATGCAGTTGCTCGACCTGGACGCGGATACTTTCCGGAACCGGATATCCTTCATATTCAAGCTGGACCATTTCTGCTTTTAACTGCCTGACTGGCGTGTCCCATCCTGCATACATGAGCAGCCTCCAAATTATCAATTCATGCTGGTAGAATCATGGTCACATCATTGCCACGGCCTTGTTAATTTCCTTGATATATTCCTGATCGGTCCCGCAGCAGCCGCCGATAAAGTTCGCGCCGGCTTGAATCAATTCCGGGACAAATCGCACAAAGTCGCGCGCCGTAGTGCGATAGACAGTCTTGCCATCGGCAACTTCTGGCAGCCCTGCGTTCGGCTTAATCCAGATCGGAAGTTCTGTCTTGCTGCGCATACGCCTGCAAATAGGAATAAATCCTTCTATGCCTTGTCCGCAGTTCGCTCCAATCCCATCCACTTCCATTTTTACAAGTTCTTCTACCACTTCTTCCGGGGTGGTGCCCATCATGGTTCGGTCCTTGTTTTTACCAGAGTCAAAAACCATGCTCGCAATGATTGGCAGTCCTGTTGGTTTGACCGCTGAGACGGCGATCCTGGCTTCAGCAAGGTCTGACATGGTTTCGATAATGATTCCGTCCGCGCCTGCTTGAGCCTGAGCATGGGCCTGCTCTTCAAAAGCCTTTCCCAGATCATCTTCAGTCACTTCTTTCATTACAAGCATCTTTCCGCTAGGGCCTATGGAGGCAAAAACATAAGCGCGGTCACCAGCCACTTTCTTTGAAATCTTCACGCCAGCCGTATTGATTTCCACGACCTTATCTGCCAGGCCGAATTTTTCGAGAATGAATTTATTGGCCCCAAAGGTGTTGGTCAAAATAACCCGGCTTCCGGCGTCCACATACTGTCTGGCCACTTCTTCCACTTTTTCCGGATGATAAAGATTCCATGAATCGGGATTTTCTCCCTGTTTCAGTCCGCAGGCATAAAGCTGCGTTCCCCACGATCCGTCAGTTACTACCACACCGGTTTTTATTAAATCTTTGATCAGCGAGTGCATAGATCACCTCTAAATTTATTCCTGAATTCGTCAATGACGTCCAGCAGTCACTTAGGTCCCATTGTCTTCTTTAATTTCGAATTATGACCTTGCTGGCGGAATAATCGCGGTATAGGCCGATTTTAAAGTCTTGTCAAGTGAAACTAGTTCCAGTTTTTTTGTCTAACATTTTTCCTCAGCCAAAAAAAGATAAGGCTGGAGTATCAAAATTCGATTGAGCATTTTATAATGAAAAAATCATGAAAGACAGGCATAAAACAGTGGGAGCGTTCTGTTAAAACACCTTATATTAAATTACGATGGTCCAGGTAGGGAGATGAGGGATGGCGGAGTATACGTGTAAAAAGCGGTCTCAAAGGCGCGCAGGTCATGCCTCCTCAATGGCCACAACGTCCAGTGACACTGGGATGCTCTCTAATCTCATTTTCGCATCTGTTTGATGTATAATAATATTCTGGAGCCAGTTGGCGTTATCTTCTTCTGGGTAGTCGCTCCGGTAATGTGCCCCTCTGCTTTCCGTCCTCAAAAGAGCCGCTCGGCAGACCATTTCAGAGAGGAGCAGCATATTTTCAAGTTCCAGGCGCCTCACGAGCTGACCAGGGTTTGCGACCGGAACCTTTAGGCTGAGCGACTTGAGCTCCTCGATTCGTGTCAGGGCCTCCTGTAAATCCCTGTCGCTGCGAATAATCCCTGCCTTGTACCACATAACTTCTTTTAACGAACGGCGCAGGTTTTTCTGGTCCTGTCGCGCTTGAGATGAATGGGATTCCAGTCTGGTTCTTTCATCTGCTATCTCATGACGCAATATTTTTGGTGGGCCGATTTCTTTGGCTTTTGAGGCTGCATTTCTGCCAGCCACACCTCCCATTGCGAAAACTTCGGCCAAGGCGTTGCCACCGAGCCGATTGGCCCCATGAACCCCGGCGCAGACCTCTCCTGCGGCAAAGAGACCAGGCACCGAAGTTTCGGCGTTTTCGTCTATCATGACCCCTCCCATGCAAAAATGGGTTGTGGGGGAGACGATAATTTCTTTCTGATCCTCTGACCACTCGGCAGGGAGTAATGGGCGCAGTCGAGTCACGCCAGAGATTGGGCTGAGATCCATAATCACCCCGCCGTCCACATCCCGGCCCTCCAGAATCTCGTGCATAACGGCCCGTGAAAGTCTGTCCCGGGTCATGGCCAAAGGGTCGTTCAGCCCATGCTGGGTTATGATATTTTCACCGTGAGCGTTCTTCAGTACTGCCCCGAATTGCGAAACAAGGGCTTCATAAAGGATGGGCCTGTGTCCCAGTTTCCCCAAGGCTGTTGGATAAAACTGAATAAATTCAATATCTTTAAGAGGGAGACCGAGGTCGTAAGCAAGGGTCAGACCGGCCCCGGTTATACCCGGGGCATTATTGGTGTGCAGGTAAATCTGACTGAAACCACCGGTGGCCAATATTACGCACCTGGCTTCAAAAGTCAAAAAGGTTCCGTTCCTGTCAATCCCTGTCGCAGCTGCGATGCGGTCATTACAGGTAAAAAGCTTATTAACAAACACATGATCAAAGAAGCGGACGCCGATTTTTTCAGCATACTGCTTGAGAGGAAGCATATAGCCGCTCCCCCTCCTGTTCAGCACACTGATATGCCGCGAATACCGATGGCCAGGGGCACGGCCGAGCCGAAGACTGTTTTCTTTTTTTACAAATTCAACTCCGCACTTTTCTAAAAATGATACCTGAGGACCGGCCTCCTGAACCATCCTTGCCACCAGGCGCTGGTCATTAAGAAAACGACCTCCGGAAACGGTGTCCTTCAGGTGAACTCCCTGATCATCCTGTGTATCTCCCCAGCCTGCGGCCGCGAAGATACCTGCAGAAATAAAGGTATTATTGCCATATCCCACTCTCGATTTGGAAACAACAAGGACATCAGCTTCCCTTTCTCTCGCCTCAATGGCTGCCCTAAGGCTTGCGCCACCCCCGCCGATAATGAGTATATCGCATGAAATAGTATTAGTATCTTTAAACTGCATGGCTTTCCCTTTGGATGGAGGTTAAATCAAAATCCCCTGAGTAAAGGTCGCGAAAACATTTTAACACCGGCAACATTCAACTTTTTACACTTTGTAAAGATTTTCGACAGTCAAATCCCCTGCCTAAAAAAAATTTCTGCCGGTATTTCAATTTTTTTTTAATATTTCCTTATCGTTATGGATTCCTGAATCGAATCTTAACTTTGGCACATCAATTGCTCAAATTAAGGTTGCTACGTTCGTTCTCATACTCCCACCTTCTTATTTTCTAGTTCCGGTCGTGAGGAAGGGTTTTCCCAGATTTTACCTTTCCTCACGGCCCCCTCCTCTTTTACGGGCTGACAGAAG
Protein-coding regions in this window:
- a CDS encoding ADP-ribosylglycohydrolase family protein; this translates as MYAGWDTPVRQLKAEMVQLEYEGYPVPESIRVQVEQLHDTLDAFNEQKIQTLYTAFQNLAQDPNYNYVQPNDLRGIRRERPDGPRQLPLPLNDDELLDRFHGAWTGRACGCALGKPVERLGMVGHAGVNGRQAIRAYLQKRNQWPLDYYFSGQEKDDGMKILFKDSWRENIAGMEPDDDINYSLIGLKVLEEKGPGFKWHDVARTWNSSLPYYAICTAETQAIMNFNLKAPRIGNEVVFPSPAFTRRYNNPYREWIGAQIRADGWAYACAGLPELAAEFAWRDAHWTHTANGIYGEMFVAAMIASAFAESDPHRLVEIGLSEIPKHCKLAEAVRYALKWVQDCPDFEAFMLRLEKDYGTLSPVHTVNNALIVVMSLFYGAMEPDRSICISVMGGLDTDCNGATTGSITGASVGRLNFGGQLAAPLNDTIRSHVIGFQTMTMEELAGRTLAVHKAVRTYTQKRKD
- a CDS encoding homocysteine S-methyltransferase family protein, with product MHSLIKDLIKTGVVVTDGSWGTQLYACGLKQGENPDSWNLYHPEKVEEVARQYVDAGSRVILTNTFGANKFILEKFGLADKVVEINTAGVKISKKVAGDRAYVFASIGPSGKMLVMKEVTEDDLGKAFEEQAHAQAQAGADGIIIETMSDLAEARIAVSAVKPTGLPIIASMVFDSGKNKDRTMMGTTPEEVVEELVKMEVDGIGANCGQGIEGFIPICRRMRSKTELPIWIKPNAGLPEVADGKTVYRTTARDFVRFVPELIQAGANFIGGCCGTDQEYIKEINKAVAMM
- a CDS encoding FAD-binding protein, whose product is MQFKDTNTISCDILIIGGGGASLRAAIEAREREADVLVVSKSRVGYGNNTFISAGIFAAAGWGDTQDDQGVHLKDTVSGGRFLNDQRLVARMVQEAGPQVSFLEKCGVEFVKKENSLRLGRAPGHRYSRHISVLNRRGSGYMLPLKQYAEKIGVRFFDHVFVNKLFTCNDRIAAATGIDRNGTFLTFEARCVILATGGFSQIYLHTNNAPGITGAGLTLAYDLGLPLKDIEFIQFYPTALGKLGHRPILYEALVSQFGAVLKNAHGENIITQHGLNDPLAMTRDRLSRAVMHEILEGRDVDGGVIMDLSPISGVTRLRPLLPAEWSEDQKEIIVSPTTHFCMGGVMIDENAETSVPGLFAAGEVCAGVHGANRLGGNALAEVFAMGGVAGRNAASKAKEIGPPKILRHEIADERTRLESHSSQARQDQKNLRRSLKEVMWYKAGIIRSDRDLQEALTRIEELKSLSLKVPVANPGQLVRRLELENMLLLSEMVCRAALLRTESRGAHYRSDYPEEDNANWLQNIIIHQTDAKMRLESIPVSLDVVAIEEA